From a region of the Streptomyces tirandamycinicus genome:
- a CDS encoding Nif3-like dinuclear metal center hexameric protein: protein MPRLSEVIAELDALWPPERAEEWDAVGTVCGDPGAEITRVLFAVDPVQEIAEEAVALGADLIVAHHPLYLRGTTTVAASHFKGRVVHTLIRHDIALHVAHTNADTADPGVSDALAGALDLRVTGPLVPENGLGRICELDHPETLREFAARAAARLPATAQGIRVAGDPDATVRRVAVSGGSGDGLFAAARAAGVDAFLTADLRHHPVSEAVQQAPIGLVDAAHWATEWPWCEQAAAQLDEISDRHGWNLRVHVSKAVTDPWSSHHTSGAPN, encoded by the coding sequence GTGCCCCGCCTGTCTGAAGTCATCGCCGAGCTCGACGCCCTCTGGCCCCCCGAGCGGGCCGAGGAATGGGACGCCGTCGGCACGGTCTGCGGTGATCCCGGCGCCGAGATCACCCGCGTTCTCTTCGCCGTGGACCCCGTCCAGGAGATCGCCGAGGAGGCCGTGGCCCTCGGCGCGGACCTGATCGTCGCCCACCACCCGCTCTATCTGCGCGGTACGACGACCGTCGCCGCCTCCCACTTCAAGGGCCGGGTCGTCCACACCCTCATCAGGCACGACATCGCGCTGCATGTCGCGCACACCAACGCCGACACCGCCGACCCGGGCGTCTCCGACGCCCTCGCCGGCGCGCTCGACCTCCGCGTCACCGGGCCGCTCGTGCCCGAGAACGGCCTGGGCCGGATCTGCGAACTGGACCACCCCGAGACGCTGCGCGAGTTCGCGGCCCGCGCCGCGGCGCGGCTGCCCGCCACCGCGCAGGGCATCCGCGTCGCCGGGGACCCGGATGCCACCGTCCGCCGTGTCGCCGTCAGCGGCGGCTCCGGCGACGGCCTCTTCGCGGCGGCCCGGGCCGCCGGCGTTGACGCCTTCCTCACCGCCGACCTGCGGCACCACCCGGTGTCCGAGGCCGTCCAGCAGGCACCGATCGGCCTGGTCGACGCCGCCCACTGGGCCACCGAGTGGCCCTGGTGCGAACAGGCGGCCGCCCAGCTCGACGAGATCTCCGACCGCCACGGCTGGAACCTGCGGGTCCATGTCTCGAAGGCGGTCACCGACCCCTGGTCCTCCCACCACACCTCTGGAGCCCCCAACTGA
- a CDS encoding 3-oxoacyl-ACP reductase, protein MSLPLRGLSAIVTGAGRGLGRAEALELARLGAAVVVNDYGQPGRDGSGDASTAPAERVAEEIRAAGGRAVAHTGDVSDFEVARSLVALATCTYGRLDILVNNAGILRDRMIFSMSEDEWDSVIRVHLKGHFNTTHFAAAHWRERAKASGGPVHGRVVNTSSEAFLAGSAGQPNYAAAKGGIVGLTTSTALALRKYGVTANAICPRARTRMTEDVFAGFAEPAPGELDPLAPEHVAPLVGYLASPAASRITGQLLVVHGGMVAVVERPRVAAQFDSAEEAFSYRELDRLLGPYYAHRAPDETFAATEVLSLKRGA, encoded by the coding sequence ATGTCACTCCCACTCCGCGGCCTGTCCGCGATCGTCACGGGCGCGGGCCGCGGTCTCGGCCGGGCCGAGGCGCTGGAACTCGCCCGGCTCGGCGCGGCGGTCGTCGTCAACGACTACGGGCAGCCGGGCCGCGACGGTTCGGGAGACGCGTCCACCGCCCCCGCCGAGCGGGTCGCGGAGGAGATCCGGGCGGCGGGCGGCCGGGCGGTCGCCCACACCGGCGACGTCTCGGACTTCGAGGTGGCCCGATCCCTCGTCGCGCTCGCCACCTGCACCTATGGCAGGCTCGACATCCTGGTGAACAACGCGGGCATCCTCCGGGACCGGATGATCTTCTCGATGAGCGAGGACGAGTGGGACTCGGTGATCCGGGTCCACCTCAAGGGACACTTCAACACCACCCACTTCGCCGCGGCGCACTGGCGCGAACGCGCCAAGGCGTCGGGCGGCCCGGTCCACGGCCGGGTCGTCAACACCTCCTCCGAGGCCTTCCTCGCCGGCTCGGCCGGACAGCCCAACTACGCCGCCGCCAAGGGCGGCATCGTCGGCCTGACCACCTCCACGGCGCTGGCCCTGCGGAAGTACGGAGTCACCGCCAACGCGATCTGCCCGCGAGCCCGTACCCGCATGACCGAGGACGTCTTCGCCGGGTTCGCCGAACCGGCCCCCGGCGAACTCGACCCGCTCGCCCCGGAACACGTCGCCCCACTCGTCGGATACCTGGCCTCCCCGGCCGCGTCCCGCATCACCGGCCAGCTACTCGTCGTCCACGGCGGCATGGTCGCGGTCGTCGAACGCCCGCGGGTCGCGGCGCAGTTCGACTCGGCCGAGGAGGCCTTCTCGTACCGCGAACTGGACCGACTCCTCGGCCCGTACTACGCGCACCGGGCGCCGGACGAGACCTTCGCGGCGACGGAGGTGCTGTCGCTGAAGCGGGGGGCGTAG